CGGCTGGAGACCCGCCGCGGCTACGCCACCGACCGGGCCGGCGCCCGCTTTCAGGCGTTCGTGCGCGGCACGGACCCGGCACCAGAGCCGGGGCACGCGTGGAACGTGAACGTACGGGCCAAGGCCGAGCAGGGCGCACGGTTCTCCCGTGTCCGGATTGTCGATGACCCGCCCACGGACGGGCAGCGGTTCCTCATGGCCACGGCCGCGGGGAACGTGGAGGCGGGCGAGGACATCCGTGTCCTGCCCCGGGCCGACGCTGTACGGCTCGGCCTGCCCGACTTCGATCTGTGGCTGTTCGACTCCCGCACCCTGGTCCGCATGCACATCGACGACACCGACACCACGATCGGTGTGGAGCTCATCGAGGACCCGGGCGAGGTGCTGGCCGCGTGCCGGGCCCGTGACGCCGCTCTGGCCGCTGCTCGGCCTTCTGCCGAGGTCTGGACGCGGGTACGTTCGTCCGTGTGAGTACGGACTTCCAGAGCGGCCGTGAGGCCCTCGGTGCGCGGTTGAACGAGCTGCGCGCCGAGACCGGTCTCAACGGCAAGGAGTTCGCCGAGCGGCTCGGCTGGCAGCGCTCGAAGGTGTCCCGGCTCCAGAACGGCCGGCAGACCGCAACCCCTTATGACCTCGAAGCGTGGGCCGAAGCGTCGGAGCGCCCCGATGCGTCCGCCGAGTTGCTCTCTCGCCTGCGCGGCCTGGAGTCCCAGCAACGGCACTGGCGCCGCCAGCTGGCCGCGGGGCATGCCCCGGTGCAGGACCGGTACGTCGTCGAGTACCGGCGTACCGCCACGATGCGTGGCTACGAACCCACCGTTATTCCGGGGCTGTTCCAGACCCCGGACTACGCCCGCCACCTCCTGGTGCAGAACGCAGAACTGATGCGCTCCCCGCGGGACACGGACGCGGCCGTGCAGGCCCGCATGCACCGGCAGGCTGTCCTGTACGAGGCAGGCAAGCTGTTCCGCGTCCTCATCTGGGAAGGCGCCCTGCACGCATTCGTTGGCACCCGCGACGCGATGGCCGGCCAGCTGGACCGCCTCGTCGGTCTCATCGGCATGTCCACGGTGGAGCTCGGCATCATTCCTCTCGGTGCCCCGATGGGCATCACTCCGAAGCACGGGTTTTGGATCTTCGACGAAGAACGGGTCATCGTCGAGACGATCAACACCGAGTTGCAGTACGACGCTGCCGATGACCTCGCCTTGTACGGCCGCGTGTGGGACCAGCTGTACGCGGCTGCCGCGTTCGGACCGCAGGCGCATCGCCTCATTGCTCGCGCGCGAGGAGCGGTTGCAGCGGCCTGAGCAACCGCCCCCAACCCGTCCACGGGCCCACGCAATCCCGCGCAATCGCCGCGCAGCCCGGCGGCTTCGGTCCCTAGCTTGCTGGTCATGGCCACCTTGGAGAGCACCCAGCCACCCACGGTCTTCGGATGGTGCCACTGGCACAAGGGCCCGTCCGGCACCGCGGTACTGATCCGCATCATCGAGCAGGGCTCCGGCCCCGGGGCGGCCCTGTACGCGTGCGCCCCGTGCCGTGAGCAGCGGCGCCTGGTCCCCATTGACGAGCAGTCGGACGCGGTCGCGTACCGGGCGTATCTGGTTCACACGCAGGCGTGCGCGGCCTGCACCGACACCGGGAGGTGCGACGTCGGGGCGCGACTGTGGAAGGAGTACCGAGCGGCATTGGCCGTGTCGGGCTTCTGAGACGGCCTGCCCGCGACCGTCGCCGATCGGCTGCGGACAGGCAAAAGGGCCCCGGCCGCAACCCGCGGCCGGGGCCCTCACCGTTCACCACTACGGGCGTAGTGCCTGCTCGTCGGCCGCCGGTATTCCGTCGCGATCCGCGACGGAATTACGCCCGTCATACGGGGGGACCTTGAGCGCCATACGGGCTGGTGGGGTGCCCTCCGGGTAGAGGCCCGACTCCCACGCCCATGCGTATCCGTGGGCAAGGAATCCGACGGCGAGCCGTACCGCGTCGGACGCTGTCATACCGGTGCGCATCATCACGGTGAGGTCGTCGTGCAGTTGCTCGTCCACACGGACGGACAGGCCCTTGCCCGGCTTCGGCGGGGTGCTCACAGCCCGACCACCTTGTCCATCAGGGCGAGCAGCTGCTTCTTCGTGATGCGGGTGTCATCGAACGTGACGGTGCACCGGGCACCGTGCGACTCGAAGCGTGCCGGCGGTTCGTCGGTAGGCAGCGACGTGGTGACGATGTGCCCGATGTTCGTGAACGCGACGGCACGGGCGTCCGGGTAGAGGGCGTGCGCCTCGGCGAACAGCTCCCGGGCGCTCTCGAAGGTGAGCTGCGCCGGGTCGTACGTGACGGTCAAGGTGCCGTCCTTGTGCCCGTACAGGAGCGGGACGCCATCGGCGAGGTGGTGCTCAACGAACACGGGCGCGGACTGCGCTTTGGTGCGCAGTGCGGCGAGCAGCGGGAAGTGGGTGTCGATGCTCTGCTGCGCGCGGCAGACGTCCGGGTCGGTGCAGGCGAACAGCTGGGCGCCGTCCGGGCCGCGGTCACCCGTCGGCTGCTGCTCGGTGTCGTCGGCGCCGCAGCGGACGCAGGCGAGCCCGTCAAGCTGGGCGGTGGTGAGGGTGGGTACGGTTGTGCTCATGGTTCGGACTCCTTGCAGTGGAGAGTCCGGCCGGGCCCCGAAGGTGGTTGGACACCCTCGGGGCCGTCCCGTTTCCAGTACGTATGCCGTACACATGAGGACGGGAAGGGCCGGGATGACGCGGGATAACGCCTGATGCGTATTCGCTGGTCAACCGGCTTGTGACGACGTTCCCGCAGGTAGCGGGCCTAGCAGGAACGCACTTACAAAGCAGATGTCGGCGGTTCGAAACCGTCCGCGCCCACCAGCCAGAACGCCCCCGCAGCGAGCCGCTGCGGGGGCGTTGACGGTAGTGAATGACGGCAGTCAGGGGTGGGCTCTGCGTGGTGCGCGCCCTTCCAAGCGACGCATCGTCTCTTGGCGGTCATGCCCCGGGGGTGCCCGCATCCCGTGCAGCCGTACCGGGACCGTGCAGCGTGTACTCGCCCAGTGGCATGTTCTTGAGCAGTAGTGCTCGGTCCAAGAGATTCTCCAGACTGGCATCGAGTCCGCCGTCATCCTCGAAGTAGGCGTTGGTTACCAATGAGAAGGCTCTCGCTATGGGCGATGAGACGGCTGCAGTGGCGCGAATTGTTTCGGAGATCGTGAGCGCGGTCAGGGCTTCCAGAGCGTGCCCTCGTGCTGTGTATATCGCTTCGCTGGACTCGCCATTTTTTTTGGATCTCCAGGATCTGACGCGCTCCGCCCAAGCGGATGCGTGCGTGGAAGTGTGCATATTCGCCCAATGACCTGTTTAGGGAGTTGAGCCTTCCGGGCCCAGAGGCGTCTATCCAATCCTTCGGTGGGGTCTGTCGCTTGGCCTGCTGATACGTGATCCACGTGCCGCCCAGCGACACAGCCCCAGCGATACCGCCCGCGAGCACAGCCGAAGTTCCAGCATCCATAGCGCCCCTCCCACGCGACCACTTCGTTCGTGGACGCCCCAGAATCCCAAGACCTCTGTATCAGTAAAAAGGTTGTAGCTGCAGCGTGATCCACTCGCACCCTCAAATAAGGCCTTCTCCGTCTCTTGTGTCTAGCGTGACCGTTCAGGAGCAGGTGCAGGACCAGGCGTAGGCGATGAATAGGGCGGCCACGGCAAACGTGGCGGCCACCATGCCGGCCAGTCGTCCGCGCCTCCCTGGCCTGGCGGGACGAAGCAGCTCCCAGCCGCCATAGGCGAGGAAGGGCAGCAAGGCACCACCTATACCCTCGGTGACGAGCGGACTGCGTTTCCATCCCCAGACAAACGCCAGAGTCAGACCCCCGACGGCAAGGCAGGCGACTACCGTCAGTACTACCTCTCCGGCGAGCTCCCCCAGGAGTTCTTTTAGGAACGAGCCGATGCCGCGGATCACGCGTAGGGCACGACTCCGAGCAAAAGGAACAGCCACACGCCCCCCAGAGCCAGTCTCGAATGATCGGATGTCGTCACGTAGAGCCGCAGCAGGCTCAGTGAGCAATCACGGCGGAACGGCCAGGTCAGATGGCTTCTCTCGACGGAGTGATCGGGTCCCCAGACCTACGTACTACAAGCAAGGTGCTCCACGCTCTCTTGATCCAATCGAAACGGCCTAGACATCACGCTGCGGCGGACTCGCGATCGAGCTCCGTACCGTGCGCACGAAGACCTCTCTGTTCTCTTCCGCCACTTGAATGTTGCGTTGAAATTCCTGTAGGAACCGCGCACCTTCATTGTTTACCTCTTCTCCGAGCTCGCCGAAGGCAGTCATTCTGCGGAGCCACTCTTGCGTCTCTTCCGTCGATCCCTCCGCGTCAGTCACAATCCGATCTAATTCCTCCAGGGAATAGCGTTGTTGCAACTCCTCCACGTCGTGCGCGTGACGGAACGCCTCTCTGAGCGGCCCCCAATGGAGGTTTGGGGCGAGGTTGTGAATCTGACTCTGCTGCTCTCTCATGCGGCTCACAGCACTTTCCATGTACTTTCCGAACTCATCTTCCCTTTCGATGTTTTTTAGCATTGCTTCTGAGATCGACTCGGCAGCTTGGGAGACCTCGCCGGGGCCAAGAATCGCTATGCGTCTTGCGCGCTCAAGCATGCGCGACGCCGAACGGCTCAAATCTGCGCGATTGGCATCAGGTTGGCTCCCCTCCGTCCGGCGAGCCAGTTCCTTTCTCGTGCGGGTGCACTCATCCCAAGCGTCAAGGAATCCTTCACAGGCAGAAAGGCGTTGCTGCCGCAGCCAATGCGCATGCTCATTTGCAGCTTGATCGTGCGTTTGTCCAAGCACAGTCTCCGCGCTCTTGTCCGCACCGGCTTTCGCAGCCCACGCCGTGACACCCGACCCCAGAACCGACCCGAGAAGCCCGCAGCCCGCTGCAACCAGTGCGACCATCCCATCATCCATAACGGGTCATGATGCCCGACGAGTTGACACCACGGTGGCTGTTTGCCTGGGCTCGCACGAGGCGCACTTGATACCCACCAGCTCTTGAGCCAAGCGCGCGTGCGCGCCACTGGCGAACCCGGAGACGGGGGGCGAAATCCGCCCATTCGGTGAGTGCGCGGCGAGGTTGAGCGATCGTCGAACGCCGCCGTACAGCACCGAAATACCGCAACTGTGCCGACCGTGCGTGTCCGTCAGTACCCGTTGTCATTGCTCTGACGAGGGCGGGAGTCTTCAGCGACCTTGAGGCCGGTAGTTAGCTTCGAGGGGCTCACCAGCTCGCAGCAGGTTCACTTTGCACCATGTGGCCGGATCGCTCCCTTGCCCCCGCTTCGTGCGCCTGTCACACAGTTGATAGGTGGACGAGCGGGGAGGGGGACGCTGCATGATTGCGTCAGGGGAGAACTGGGCCAGGCCTTCGGTTTGGGCGGCGAAACGGTTCGGGCAACAGGCCGGCAGGATCGCTGCTGCCGTTCCGGTGCAGTTGGCTCGGGCTCACGCGCAGGCTCATGCCACGCACCTCACGGCCGGGTTAAAGAAGCGAAGCCCATACGGCTCCACCCTCGCGGAAGCTGTGCGCGAAAATCTGGCTGACACGGCACGGCAATTGAGCGAGTCCGTGCGGGACGTGCGCGGGTACGAGTATGCGGTGATCAACGATCATGCACTGTTCCCTTTCAGGTACGCGAACAGACCCAGGCCTCTTGATCGCGCTCGGTTGCCTTCGAACGCATCCCCCACGCGCCGTCGGCTGTTTCGGGCGCACGGGCCGCAGTCGCCGGAAGGACTGTTCGATCTCGATGACGACCTGACGACGGAGGAGTACCTAGTAGTGCTTGGTCATGTTGGTGCGGGGTCTGGCATGTCGCGGTGACAGGTGGGGCAGGCGCCGGTCCAGGTCGCGAGGAGTGTCTGCAGTTCGCGGACGACTCGGTAGAGGCTCAGGCCGGCGCCGTCTCTTTTGGGGATCGGTTCAGTCGCTGGAGGGTGCAGAAGGCGTGGGCGACCGAGACGAGGGTGACGTGGTGGTGCCAGCCTGGCCAGGTCCGGCCTTCGAAGTGGGCCAGGCCCAGGGCCTGTTTCATCTCCCGGTAGTCGTTCTCGATGCGCCAGCGGAGCTTCGCGGTGCGCACGAGGACGGGCAGCGGGGTGGTCTCTGGCAGGTTGGAGAGCCAGAACTGGACGGGTTCGTCCTGGTCGGCGGGCCATTCGGCCAGCAGCCAGCGGACCGGAAGCTCGGCGGTGGCCGCGGCCATGCGGATCTCACGTCCGGCGGGCCGGATCCGCAGGGCCACGAAGCGCGAGTACATGCGCTTGAACCCGCTGCGGCCGCTGCCCGGCCGTGATCCCTCCCTCCACTGCACCGGCCGCGCGGAGGATTTGCCGGCCGCGATGACCAGGCTCTTCACTCGCTGGGCCGGCTCGGGGTAAGCAAGAATCGGCCGCGGGCCCCGGCCGGAGTAGGCCGGGGTGCATGGCTGTGCGTCCTCGGGTTGCGCGGTGGTCGTGGTCGAGATGCCCACCACGTAGTCGAGACCTCGTTCTTCCAGGCCGAGCCGGAAGGCGGCGGTGTCCCCGTAGCCGCCGTCGGCGATGACCTGGGGCACCTCGATGCCCCAGGACCGCGTCTCATCGATCATGTCGAGGGCCAGCTGCCACTTCTCGACATGCCCCACCTGGGCAGGGATGGCGCACTTGTCACGACGGGCCACCTTGGCCTGGTCGGCCTTTGGCGAGGCAGGATCCCAGCTCCCGGGCAGGAACAGCCGCCAGTTCACCGCCGCCGAGGCGCCGTTGGAAGCCAAGTGGAGCGAGACTCCGGCCTGGCAGTTGGTGACCTTGCCCGCCGTGCCGGTGTACTGCCGGGTCACGCATGCCGAGGCGTCCCCGTCCTTGAGGAAGCCGGTGTCATCGATGACCAGGGCGGTGGGTTTGATGACCGGCTGCATGCGCCAGGCCAGCCGGGCCCGCACATGCGCCGCATCCCACGGACTGGAGGTGACGAAGTGGGCCAGCGCCTGCCGGTTCCCGTCCTCGCCCAGGCGGGCGGCCATCGGCTCCACCGACTTGCGCCCGCCGTCCAGCAGCAGGCCCCGCAGATAGACCCCGCCCCACCGACGCTGATCCGCCCGCGCGAACGGCTCGAACATCTCCGCCGCGAAGTCCTCCAGATCACACCGGACCGCAGCCAACTCCTCACTCAGCACACCCGGTCAACGACACCACCGATCAAGAAGACACGCCATCACAAACCGCACATGACCAAGCCCTACTAGGACTGCACGAAGCCTTTGAGGAGCTCGGGGCCTCCACGAAGCTCGTCTGCTTCTTTTTCACGGCCGACGCGGAAAACGGCATTCACGCGATCTATTGGGGAGAGGCACACCTCGAACCTGACCGCACCTTCACGTGGCCCCACAGCGAACAGCTGCCGGTCGCTCCCCAGCCGCTTGTGTGAGAGCCCGGGCGGGCGCGCGACCCACTGGAGCCCTGCCCGCCTCCGGACCTGATCGGCTGACATCCACGTGGTAGATCAACGGCGGCGGACGCAGGCAACCTTGAGCACATTTTGTGACCGGTGGCTCCGCAAGCTTCCACGGAGGAGGCCACCGGTGATCGAACTTGCAAGACAGGTGTCGGCGACGATGCGCGTGCCAGATCCGTGCCAGATTGAGCGGTCAGCCGCGGTCAGCCGCGGTCAATTGGGGCGTAAGGCGGTGCAGGCACGCGCTGACAGGCTTGGCCCCGCTGTACGGCTGATGACCAGCCAAGACCGTCCTGGGGCCTTGACCCCTGATGTTGAACACACGAGAAACTGGATCCTGAGGATCTGAGAACGGACATCTCGTGGTCATGAAGAACTACCCGCCACAGTTCAAGGCGGACGCGGTCGCGCTGTACGAGTCACGGCCGGAAGCGACGATCAGGTCGGTCGCAGCCGATCTGGGGATCAACCCGGAGACGCTGCGGAACTGGGTGAGGGCGGGCGGGGTGAGCCGTCCCCGGGGACGTCGGACGCAGGAACCGGCCCTGCCGCCGGCCCAGTTGGAGGCCGAGAACGCCGCCCTGCGGAAGAAGGTCCGCGAGCTGGAGGAGGAACGCGAGATCCTGCGCAAAGCGGCGAAGTATTTCGCCGGGGAGACGCCCTGGTGAACCGCTTCCAGTGTGTCGCCGAGGTTGGGGGTTTCTTGCTGGCCAGGGACCAGGAGACTGGGGCTCGTGGCGGTGCCAGATGAGGTAGCGGTCCTCCCGGCGCAGTTCGGCCGAGCCTCATTCGATGCGCATCACGCCTTGGCTGATGGAGCACGCGTAGGCGACCAGGACGAGGCGCACGTCCTCTGGTAGGAGATTGAGGTCGGGGTGCACCTCCAGCTCATCGGACCCATCGAAGTCCAAGCCGAAGGCCTGCTGCATCGGTGCTGGGCCATGTCGGCGAATCAGATCCGAGCGGAAGCCGGTAGCGCGACGTAGGCGCGCGGCTGTGACGGCGACATCGTTCTTCGCGTAGCAATACGGGTAGATCGGGTGGTCGCGAAAGATCGTCAGTGGTCGACTCTGTAAGCGCACCGGAGTGGCATCCGAGAGCGAGGCCACAGCCAGTTCCTCGTACTGGGCGGCGTACAGCCCGTGTCCATAGGCCTCCAAGGTCTGGGTGCGCACGCTCGCGTGACCGCTGTGAGCTCTGGCATGTGCCCGGACCAACGAAGGTAGATTTCTGTACCACAGGTGATCACCGTAGAGGTAGGGCGACGATGAAAACGGATGCAGCGACAGCCAAGCAAGTAACGGCGGATTGGGCCCGTGCCTTCGTCGGCTTCGACATCTGGCGTCCTTTGTGGCTGTTGCGCAGGGTTGGGCCCTTGGTTCAGGGAATCACTCTTGATCGTTCCACTTCGGGTGATGCCTATTTCCCGACCGCGCACATTCACGCATTGACACGGCCGTTCCCAGTCGTCTCTCTGGCCCTTGGTCAACGCTTGGCGTCGAGCTCGGGGGTGCAGGAATCCATCAGGTTTACCGAGCATGCGGAGGAATATCTCGACGCCGCCCGGCGCCTCGCTGGCCAGGCGCGATTGAGTCTCG
This genomic interval from Streptomyces sp. NBC_00464 contains the following:
- a CDS encoding DUF6879 family protein — its product is MPPLIPFEEITHHFAEFQHTAFRLETRRGYATDRAGARFQAFVRGTDPAPEPGHAWNVNVRAKAEQGARFSRVRIVDDPPTDGQRFLMATAAGNVEAGEDIRVLPRADAVRLGLPDFDLWLFDSRTLVRMHIDDTDTTIGVELIEDPGEVLAACRARDAALAAARPSAEVWTRVRSSV
- a CDS encoding helix-turn-helix domain-containing protein, yielding MSTDFQSGREALGARLNELRAETGLNGKEFAERLGWQRSKVSRLQNGRQTATPYDLEAWAEASERPDASAELLSRLRGLESQQRHWRRQLAAGHAPVQDRYVVEYRRTATMRGYEPTVIPGLFQTPDYARHLLVQNAELMRSPRDTDAAVQARMHRQAVLYEAGKLFRVLIWEGALHAFVGTRDAMAGQLDRLVGLIGMSTVELGIIPLGAPMGITPKHGFWIFDEERVIVETINTELQYDAADDLALYGRVWDQLYAAAAFGPQAHRLIARARGAVAAA
- a CDS encoding IS701 family transposase yields the protein MLSEELAAVRCDLEDFAAEMFEPFARADQRRWGGVYLRGLLLDGGRKSVEPMAARLGEDGNRQALAHFVTSSPWDAAHVRARLAWRMQPVIKPTALVIDDTGFLKDGDASACVTRQYTGTAGKVTNCQAGVSLHLASNGASAAVNWRLFLPGSWDPASPKADQAKVARRDKCAIPAQVGHVEKWQLALDMIDETRSWGIEVPQVIADGGYGDTAAFRLGLEERGLDYVVGISTTTTAQPEDAQPCTPAYSGRGPRPILAYPEPAQRVKSLVIAAGKSSARPVQWREGSRPGSGRSGFKRMYSRFVALRIRPAGREIRMAAATAELPVRWLLAEWPADQDEPVQFWLSNLPETTPLPVLVRTAKLRWRIENDYREMKQALGLAHFEGRTWPGWHHHVTLVSVAHAFCTLQRLNRSPKETAPA
- a CDS encoding transposase, with product MKNYPPQFKADAVALYESRPEATIRSVAADLGINPETLRNWVRAGGVSRPRGRRTQEPALPPAQLEAENAALRKKVRELEEEREILRKAAKYFAGETPW